From the genome of Pieris rapae chromosome 18, ilPieRapa1.1, whole genome shotgun sequence:
CCATCCTGTGCTGCTATTTCAGTTTCCTGCGTGTTGTCGTGGAACAAGGTTTGATTCTGTTCAGTTCTAGATGGTGCGTATTTTGAGCATGACCAATTGCCATTGTTCTAAAattgacaaatttttaaaacatgcaGTTTAgctgtacataaataattaatacctctgtaaaaattcaatacaaaaagtacacatttgtaaatatggcatcgccttattttattttagaatgcaAAATGTACGTTTTCCAAAATATGGCTATGTTGCACTAAAAAATCAGAATATACTTACTTGAAATTGGAATGCAATACAGACGTATTTCAAAAAGTGGCTCTTTTGCACAGAAcactgtattaaatattggGTGTTTTTCCGAATTGTGGCCGTTTTGTATTGAACTGATATGCGTTCGCTCCGAGTTTTGGGTCGCAACTCACAAAATGGCGGTTTTGTTCTGAAGTTAGCGCGTAAGTCAACCCAATACAAAAAAGGCGGTTGATCAGTTTGGCATTAATATGATTGAAAATGACGGGTGTCTTCAGCAAAACGTAAAATATTGTAGCTTTAGTccctaattttgaaataaaatgattttcaacaaattttgatttatggcCGTTTTGTATTCAATGAGCGACTTGAATGTCAGCAGTcgatagtaaaatatatttttgatttattaaacaaacgaatgaatatgaaaacatattttacaaaaacccTGTTGTTGTACAAGTGCAATTAAATACTCAGTTTAGTTTAATCTTCACCatctataatatctataaacCCATTTTTTTAAGAGCAGTGCTGGCAACTAGATTTCAACGTAACCCTCATCCTTgtggtcgtagattcgattccCAGCTGTGCACGAACGGATTTTCTGGCTGAATGCGCATGTAACATATACTGAacgctgaaggaaaacataatgAGGAACCGGCTTGCTAAGACATGCCTAAGGACCCAAAAGTCTAGAAACAGGCTGGAcatttttgtctattaaattaacaaatgatcatgaaacagatacaaaaatttgaggcccaaacctaaaaatattgtagtgtcactggtttattttattgacattaaaAACATAGAATGGGTAAGCGCTTTAAATATGACGTCATAGATTTTAGGAATTATTACTTTGTGCTACTACTATAACTCGTTGAATCTTATCTTGTGtactaaaaacttattaattgcCCAGTTATAAACTCCACTTAGTAGTTCGCTAAATACCTACACAATTTAACACCGACTACAATTCCAGTACTAGCGCCAGTTCAGAAGTAGCGCTTAAATACGCTGTGATTTAAGAGAACCTTACATTGGATTGTGAGGTCTGCTTGAATGGAGTCAGTCTTTATTAAGTCAATACTCAATTGTCAATTCTACGCTTCAAAGAATACGATTGAGTTTGAGACGGCAGATCTACATCGCTTTGTTCGTGATTGATGAAATTTCGCGATTGTatcaatttgaataaaatttgctTGTTTCATTACATATTTCTGGTTACGAATTTCCCTGGCTATTATcagaaataatactttttgcGTTACGTTTTAGGTCGTGAATCTGCAAACCCCAAtgtttatctattattatctacgtaaatataaatgtaaggACCTCTTGGAAAGgcatattaacaatattccgCTTCTCAATATAAGGTTGAATTGCGTTCAAACATCTGTCTTTAGCCTAGAAGTTAAACGTTGGATCTTCAACgtcattattatttgtatgaagaAAAATCGTACAGAAAGTGAAATATTCAGAAAAAGATTGAGGATGGCTGCATTGTAATCAATTCCACAGTTGTAGAACATTGCTCaagcataaaaaaatatatttaagctagaactagatttattaaaatcagggacaaattttattataactaatgtTTTTTATGATCCTCGTGTTCTTCATGTCCACCACCACCGAGTGTCTTCTCAAGAGCCACTGTGGCGATAGTCAGTGCCAATCCTGCTGGAAGGCCTCGAAAAAACAAATACCAGACCTTTTGCATTTTAGTACCGAAGCCAGGTTGATATCTCCATATCTCATTCctgttaacaataaaaataataaaatgtgttagaaatacacacacatatacttagtctggccataaatactgatacaattaaaaataaacaaaatattacattttaatttggaatctgttatttttatatgattgtccattaagttttctcattttggcgccaatactttgtagaatattttgctatattaaaatgcagtggGGTGATGAAGAGAACCGAATCGCTGTGATTGCATTACCAAAGTAAGTATAAAGCTAAATGCACATTTTAAAACTCTCCATACGCttggtatttgtaaaatatttgagtacTGGGCTATTAATAGGTACAATGAGACCTCCTCTATTTGTgacagaaaaatatctggcCTTCCACGTAGTCTTCTTAAGAAAAAGGTGGTCAAAGCAGTAAGGGAAAGAATTCGGAGAAATCCTGTCCgaaagcaaaagattttatctcgGGAGACAAAGATAGCACCTAGAACCATGTTGcgttttttaaaagatgactTAGGACTTGTAGCCTATAAGAGACGTTCTGGTCATttcttaaatgataatttaaaaaagaatagggTGATAAATCGAAAAAATTACTGAAGCGGTACGCAAAGAGTGGTCAcagaaaaattttgtttacggatgagaatttttttacaatcgagcaacattttaacaaacaaaatgattgtatttgtGCTCAAAGCTCTAAGGAAGCTTCCCAATAAGTCGCCAGTGTGCAACGTGGGAACTATCCGACTTCAGTGATGGTTTAGTGGGGTATTAGCTATGAAGGAGTGACTGAGTcatacttttgtgaaaaaggtaTCAAAACTTCGACACAAGTGTATCAAGATACCATCCTTGAGAAGGTAGTGAAGCCATTTAATAAcaccattttcaataacaaagaatgGTCCTTCCAACAAGACTCGGCAACGGGTCATAAAGCTCGGTCTACGCAGTCTTGGTTGAAAATGAACGTTTCGGACTTCATCAGCGCTGAAGACTTGCCGTCGTCTAGTCCCGATCTTAATCCGctagattatgatttatggtcAGTTTTAGAGATTATGGCTTGCTCTAAACGGCATAATAATTTGGAGGCCCTAAGACAATCCGTACGATTGGCAGTGAAGATTTTTCCCATGGAAAGAGTGCGTGCTTCTATCGATAACTGGCCTCAACGTTTTAAGGACTGTATCGCACCCAATGGAGACCACTtcgaataagctttttatattataaattgttgttatttatgtattaaactaacacactgtaaaagtaataaatgttatttgcaacagaaaaaaaaatatttttctttgtttcagtatttatggcaagactaggtatatttataaaaatcataaaagtctaatagaaattaaaataataaatatgtatttacaaaacataaaaaaagtcacttctagcatttatttatgtgagaaattattactattgatTAATCATATAAGTTGTATAATCGATGCGACATACATACCTGAACAtctgtaaaacattttataatattgttagcaactaatatttttatgttatatataacttagCTTAgcttataactttaaaagcTTAACTTAGCTTATGCTTTTTGCTTGCTAACGCTAGTATAAGCTTTGCAAATGATTGTAAAATCACTTCCGTTGATTTAATATCAAAGCAAACACTATCTTCGAAGTTCTGTGTTACAAGGATTGAGAAGAAGTGTAAAACCGTTTCAATGTTAGCATTTGAGACATGTAAGCATAACGCCCAAAACTATTTTTGGACTTCTAAGTGTGAAGTGTTTCTTCtgtgtagtaattttattctgggagtacattgtacataaaattatttaacaaatatttttattctattttaaaagagtaagtgtgtagtttcttgcccattctgctccacacgaaactacctt
Proteins encoded in this window:
- the LOC111003300 gene encoding NADH dehydrogenase [ubiquinone] 1 beta subcomplex subunit 3 produces the protein MGCDPPYVVPKYDKFCSIKGIAQLEELEKALAKKGLKDPWIRNEIWRYQPGFGTKMQKVWYLFFRGLPAGLALTIATVALEKTLGGGGHEEHEDHKKH